CAGCGACTGGCCGGCCGAAGCCGGCTGACGTCCCCTCTCGGACTTAATGGACCCCGGATTTTCCTGGGATCCGTCCTACCGGGTTGTCCGTGGACTACCAACGCCACGGTTCGCGTATCCTTCCCCGTCCCCCCTTCGGTAATAACGTGAAAGACGTGGTACAGGAATATCAACCTGTTGTCCATCGCCTACGCCTGACGGCCTCGGCTTAGGTCCCGACTAACCCTGAGAAGATTAGCTTTACTCAGGAAACCTTAGGCAATCGGTGGAGGAGTTTCTCACTCCTCTTTCGTTACTAATACCGGCATTCTCACTTCACGCCGCTCCACGGCGCGCTTCCGCGGCCGCTTCACTGCAACGTGAACGCTCCCCTACCACTCCACATAGTGAAGTCCATAGCTTCGGGGGTTGACTTGAGCCCCGTTACATTATCCGCGCACGAACACTTGACCAGTGAGCTATTACGCACTCTTTAAACGAGTGGCTGCCTCTAAGCCAACATCCTGGTTGTCACTGCGCTCGCACAACGTTTGCCACTTAGTCAACACTTTGGGCCCTTAGCTGATGGTCTGGGCTGTTTCCCTCTCGACGACGAAGCTTATCCCCCGCCGTCTGACTCCTGCGCTCTAGAATCATGGCATTCAGAGTTTATATGACTTCGGTAACCTGGTAGGGCCCCTAGGCCAAACAGTGCTTTACAACCACGATTGAACACGCAAGGCTATACCAAAATATATTTCGGGGAGAACCAGATATAACTGAGCTTGATTAGCCTTTCACTCCGATCCACAGGTCATCCCCGCCGTTTTCAACCGACGTGGGTTCGGTCCTCCACGAGGTCTTACCCTCGCTTCAACCTGCCCATGGATAGATCGCTCAGCTTCGGGTCTACCGCCTCTGACTAAATCGCCCTATTCAGACTCGCTTTCGCTACGGCTTCGCTTCGCTTAACCTTGCCAGAGACGAGTAACTCGCCGGTCCGTTATGCAAAAAGTACGCGGTCACCAGGCCGAAGCCCGGCTCCCACCGCTTGTAGGCGTACGATTTCAGGTTCTATTTCACTCCCCTCCCGGGGTTCTTTTCACCTTTCCCTCACGGTACTAGTTCACTATCGGTCGCTTGGTAGTACTTAGCCTTGCGGGGTGGTCCCCGCGGGTTCCGACCGGGTTTCCCGTGCCCGGCCGTACTCAGGTGCCAACGAGACAGTCCTCTGGATGTCGTCTACGGGGCTGTTACCCACTGTGGCCGGCCTTTCCAGGCCGTTCGACTATCAAGAGGTTTTGTAACTGTCCGACCAAGCTGCGGCCTGATCATGTTGGTCCTACAACCCCGGATGAGCTACGCCCGCAGGCAATCACGCTCAACTCGGTTTGGGCTATTCCCTTTTCGCTCGCCACTACTCAGGGAGTCGAGGTTTCTTTCCTTTCCTCCGGTTACTGAGATGTTTCACTTCACCGGCTTGCCTTCGCCTGCCCTATGTGTTCAGGCAGAGATACGTGCGCATTACCGCACGTGGGTTCCCCCATTCGGAGATCCGCGGATCAAAGGCTGGTCAGCGCCTCCCCGCGGCTTATCGCAGCCGCCCACGTCCTTCTTCGGCTCCAAGCGCCAAGGCATCCATCGTACGCCCTTCATATCTTGAAGAGCACACCTACGCCACTGTGCAGTTTTCAAGGTTCACCCGCCGCTCGAGGGCGACGACATGAAACCCGGAACGAGAAAAGACCATTACCCGAAGGCACTGGTCTCCCGATCCCTGAGGACTGAACAGCGCGATGCCGAACGGGGTTGATTCCCCACGGTTATGGACCACTTCAAAGTGTTGGTCCGTGAGGTCCCGGCCGGCAAGCCAGGTGTCGACGTTGATTCCAGGGTTCATTCTCGCCCAACCCCCAAGGGGGTCGGGGGAGCTCAACTGGCAAAAGCCAGGAACCCAGGCCACCGAAGTGACTCCCTAGAAAGGAGGTGATCCAGCCGCAGCTTCCGCTACGGCTACCTTGTTACGACTTCACCCCAATCGCTGACCCCACCTTCGACGGCTGCCTCCCTTGCGGGTTAGCCCACCGGCTTCGGGTGTTGCCGACTTTCGTGGTGTGACGGGCGGTGTGTACAAGGCCCGGGAACGTATTCACCGCGGCGTTGCTGATCCGCGATTACTAGCAACTCCGACTTCATGGAGGCGAGTTTCAGCCTCCAATCCGAACTGGGACAGGCTTTGTGGGATTCGCTCCACCTCGCGGTATTGCAGCCCTCTGTACCTGCCATTGTAGCACGTGTGTAGCCCTAGACATAAGGGGCATGATGACTTGACGTCGTCCCCACCTTCCTCCGGTTTGTCACCGGCAGTATCCTATGAGTCCCCGACATTACTCGCTGGCAACATAGAACAGGGGTTGCGCTCGTTGCGGGACTTAACCCAACATCTCACGACACGAGCTGACGACAGCCATGCACCACCTGTGACAGCGCTCTTGCGAGGGGACGTGTTTCCACGTCTTACACTGACATGTCAAGCCTAGGTAAGGTTCTTCGCGTTGCGTCGAATTAAACCACATGCTCCGCTGCTTGTGCGGGCCCCCGTCAATTCCTTTGAGTTTTAGCCTTGCGGCCGTACTCCCCAGGCGGGGCACTTAATGCGTTAGCTTCGTCACGGACGGAGTCGACACCGCCCACAACTAGTGCCCATCGTTTACGGCGTGGACTACCAGGGTATCTAATCCTGTTTGCTCCCCACGCTTTCGCGTCTCAGCGTCAGTACCGTTCCAGAAAGCCGCCTTCGCCACCGGTGTTCTTCCCAATATCTGCGCATTTCACCGCTACACTGGGAATTCCGCTTTCCTCTCCCGGACTCTAGCGAGGCAGTATCCAGCGCAGGCTTGGGGTTGAGCCCCAAGATTTCACGCCAGACTTACCAAGCCGCCTACACGCGCTTTACGCCCAATAATTCCGGACAACGCTTGCCCCCTACGTATTACCGCGGCTGCTGGCACGTAGTTAGCCGGGGCTTCTTCTGTAGGTACCGTCACCCCGTAGGCTATTAACCCCGGAGGCTTCGTCCCTACTGAAAGAGGTTTACAACCCGAAGGCCTTCTTCCCCCACGCGGCGTTGCTGCGTCAGGCTTTCGCCCATTGCGCAAGATTCCCCACTGCTGCCTCCCGTAGGAGTCTGGGCCGTGTCTCAGTCCCAGTGTGGCTGATCGTCCTCTCAGACCAGCTACGGATCGTCGCCTTGGTGGGCCATTACCCCAACCAACTAGCTAATCCGACGCGGGCCCATCCCAGAGCGGAGGCCGAAGCTACCATTTGGCGTCTCCACTTAAGTGGAGACGCATCATGCGGTATTAGCCCGAGTTTCCCCGGGTTATCCCGCTCTCTGGGGCAGGTTGCCCACGTGTTACTCACCCGTTCGCCACTGTACTCACCCCGAAGGGCTTTCTCGTTCGACTTGCATGTGTTAAGCACGCCGCCAGCGTTCGTCCTGAGCCAGGATCAAACTCTCCATGACATATACCGTTCACCACGCGAATCCCCGAAAGGGGCCATGTGGTGGAACTTGGAGAAGTCTCGTCATCCGAGGATGACGAGCTCCTGGTCTCGAGCTCCGGTTCGGCTCACGCCGATCGAAGCTGTTGACAGGTCCATATTCCTTTCCTTGACCATCTCCTCCACACGTCATGTGACGCGGGAAGATGATGCGCGCTGTTCAGTTGTCAAGGATCGAGCCCGGACTCGGGCTGCCCTTCAGTTGATGAGCGCACGAAGCGACGCCGGCCAGCTGGCCGTCACGAACATCGCAGCACGCAAACTCACACAGACTGTGAAGGAACACGGGTCCTTGCGGACCCACCGGCCAAATGGCCAGACCTCGCAGTATGACAAACCTGCGGGGCCGGTACAAGGGGCCGAGTCCGGGGTAGTGCGGCGTCGAAACGCCCCCCGGACCGGACGGGGATATTGGTGACCTGCCGTACGGAACACAAGGGGGTCGCCCACCATTGAGTGCCGCTATTTCCGGACTTCCACGGGATCACCGGTGCCGGAGCGTCAATCGGTGACGCGAATACGGGCGAAACGCTTTTTGCCCGCACGGATCACACGGTCATCCAGGTCCGACGCGTCGACGTCGAGGGCCGTGACCGTCTCTCCGTCGACGCTCACACCCCCCTGTTCCAAAATCCGGCGCGCCGCGCTGCGGGACTCCACACCGAGGCCGTCAACGAGCAACGTCGGCATGTGCACGGACCCGGGGGGAACCGCGATCTCACGCACGTCCTCCGGTGCCTTGCGGTCCTTGAACAGGCGGTCGAAGTGCCCCTCGGCGGTGGCTCCCGCACCCGCACCGTGGAACCGGTCGGAAACGAGGCGGCCCAGGCGTCGCTTCTCGTCGTTCGGATGCCCGGCAGGAGCGGGCTCCGCCGGGAACAACAGACGGTAGAACTCCTCCGTGTGGGCATCGGGCACGCTCATGATCTTCCCGAACTGCTCTTCGGGGCTCTCGTGAACACCGATGTAGTTCCCGGACGATTTGCTCATTCGGCGCACACCGTCCGTGCCCGGCAGGATCGGGAGCGTCATCACGACCTGCGGACGGGCGCCGTACGCCTGTTGCACCTCACGCCCGAGCATCAGGTTGAAGAGCTGGTCGGTGCCACCGATCTCGACGTCGGCATCGAGCATCACCGAGTCAAACGCCTGCATGAGCGGGTAAAGCAGTTCGAGGACCGAGATCGGCCGATCTTGCGCCATCCGCTCCGCGAAATCGCGGCGACGCAGCAGTTGATTGACTGTGGTACTGGCGGCCAGGCGGAACACCGCCTCCAGACCCATACCTGCGAACCACTCCCCGTTACGCCGTACTTCGGTACGATCTGGGTCCAGGATGCGGAACGCCTGCTCTTGGTAGGTCGCCGCGTTCGCCTCGATCTCCTCGGCCGACAACATGGGCCGAGTGGAGTTCCGACCCGACGGATCACCCACGCGGGCCGTCCAGTCACCAATGACCAACACGGCCGTGTGGCCGGCATCTTGGAACTCGCGCAGTTTTCCGAGCACCACTGCGTGTCCGAGGTGGATGTCGGGAGCCGTGGGGTCCACGCCCAGTTTCACCCGGAGGGGCTCCCCCGTCGCGAGGCGCGTCTGCAGCTCACCGGGGGGCTGGACATCGACGGCGCGGGCCAAAAGGGCATCAGTACTCATGCGGCCAGTGTCCTTGGAATCGGGCGTGACAGAAAGCGGGAACCGCGCGCCACCATACGCCACGGACGATCAGCGGCCGCAGAGATCCCGATGCGTGGTACACCGACCACCTCGGGATGGATGACCCGCTGCCCCACCGTGAGCCCCGCCGCACGGAGGAGACAACCATCGAGGGAGTCGTCGATGGCGAGGGCCGCCGTGAGCCGTCCGGGACCCGCGCACAGGAGACGCTCATCGTCCACGCCACGGCGCACGCGCATCGCATCCAAACCATGCGTGGGCTCGATCGCACGAATGAGCACCGCTGCCCCCACGCCCCTCGCCTCCGTGACGATGTTCAGGCACCAGTGCACACCGTAGATCCGGTAGACGTACAGGGATCCGGGCGGACCGAACATCGACCGACAGCGTGGCGTCTCCCCACCGAATGAGTGGGACGCAGGATCACGCTGCCCATATGCCTCGGCCTCGACGATGATGCCGCCCGCACCGCGAAAGGAGATAGTGCACCCAATGAGACCCTCGGCCACCAACTCCGGCCTGCGGTCGAAAAAGGCCCGACCGGGTGAGCGGCCGTGCCCGTCCGTCACCAGGCGTCCACCCGCTGGGACGCCTCCGCCCACTGGGCAACAACGCGCGCCCGCGCCGTTCCACCAGGAACGTCCTTCGCTTCAACCGACGCCTCGGCCGTGAGGTCGGGACGTACCACTCCCCCGAGACCGGCCACCTCGAAATCGGCATCGGTCGCGTCCGCCAAACCGACGCCACGCATCGCCAATGCGCGCACGAGCCTACCCACGGCCTCGTGCGCCCGTCGGAACGGCCAGCCCTCGCGCACAAGGTGGTCGGCGAGGTCGGTAGCGGTAAGGAATCCCTGACCCGCCGCCATGGTCATGACGTCCGCACGGAAATCCGCCGTGGCCACCATGCCAGTCATCGCCGGCAGCAGCAGGTCGATGGTGTCGGCGGCATCGAACAGGTAGTGCTTGTCGTCTTGGAGATCTTTGTTGTAGGCGAGAGGCAAGCCGGCGGTCACGGAGAGGAGGCCCATCAGGTCGGCGGTGAGTCGTGCCGCCTTTCCTCGCGCGAGTTCGGCGGCGTCGGGGTTCTTCTTGTGGGGGAGCATCGAGGATCCCGAGGCGTATGCGTCGTCGAGAACCACGAAGCCCACCTCCTCAGATGACCACCAGACGAATTCGGCGCCGAGGCGTGAGAGGTGGACACCGAGCTGGGCAGCGAACACGAGGTAATCCACGAGCGCATCCCGGCTGCCCACCGCGTCCATGCTGTTGGGAGTGATCCCCGTGAAGCCCATCTCCTCCGCAACCATCTCGCGGTCCACCGGAAATCCGGACCCCGCCACGGCGCCGCTGCCGAGCGGACTGTCCCCGGCCGCCGCCAACGCGAAGGCCAGTCGGCGCTGATCGCGGTCCAGCATCCACACGTATGCGAGCAGGTGATGGGCCAGTCGTACCGGCTGGGCGCGCTGCAAGTGGGTATATCCCGGCACCAGCGTGTCGAGGTGCTCATGCGCGCGCGCGAGGAGTGCCTCGGCCAGTGCCTTCAGGGCCGCACCCTGCGCCTGCCCGTGCGCACGCATCCACAGGAGGGTGTCGGTGATCACTTGGTCGTTACGGCTGCGTCCGGTGTGCAGACGACGGCCCGCATCCCCCGCGATTTCCGTGAGACGGCGCTCCACAGCGGTGTGGATGTCCTCGTCCCCGGGCGCGAACTGGAACTCCCCCGACTCCATCTCCGCTTCGATCTGGTCGAGGCCGGCGTCGATGGCCGCCGCGTCCTCGGCCGCGATGATGCCCGTCGCCCCGAGCATTCGTGCGTGTGCCCGTGAGCCCCGGATGTCTTCCCGCCACAGCCGCCGGTCAACGGGGAGCGACGCGTTGAGAGCGTCGAAGGCCTCCGCCGACGTGCCCGAGAAGCGGGCACCCCAGAGCCGGGCGGATTCGATCATGCCGCCCCCGCCCCCACGACCCCGGGGGCCTGTGCCCGCTCACTCTGGATGGCACGTTCGAGGGACGCGCACACCCGTTCCACCTGGTCGTCCGTCATCTCGCAGAAGAACGGAAGCGCGACCGTGGATGAGGCGATCGACTCCGTCACGAGCAGTTGTCCCGGGTGGTGGCCATGTGCCTCGCGATAGTAGGGCTGGAGATGGATGCACGGCAGGTAGGGCTTGGCCGACACGCAATCGTCCTCGAGACGGCGGATGATCTTGTCGCGATCCAGATCGGCATCGAGCCGAGGGGCGTAGACGAACCACGAACGGCGCTGAGGACCCTCGTACATCGGCGTGACCCCGTCGACCCCCGCGAGGCGCTCCTGATACATGGCCGCGATTCGCGACCGGGCCGCCTGCATCCAATCAAGGCGATCGAGTTGGGCGATCCCGATCGCGGCGTGAATGTCGGACAGGCGGTAGTTGAATCCGAGCCGTGAATGAACCAGCCACGCGCCGTCATCCGACCGGCCCTGGTTCGTGAGACTCTTGAGTTCGGTGTAGAGCGCATCGTCATCGGTAAGGATGACCCCGCCCTCGGCGGTTGTCAGTTGTTTGTTGGCATAGAAGCCGTACACCGCCGGGTGGCCGAAGGTGCCAAGTTTGCGACCGTCGTAGTCGCCGTCGATGGATTGGCAGGCGTCCTCCACGATCCCGAGGCCATGGCGCCGGGCGATCTCCACGAGTGCCGGCACCTCGGCGGGGTACCCGAAGATGTCCACGATGAGGATGGCCTTCGTGCGCGGGGTGATGGCCGCCTCGACCGCAGCCGGGTCCATGTTGAAGGTGAGGGGATCGACCTCCGCGAACACCGGCCGCGCACCGGTGTAAAGGATGACATTGGCCGAAGCCACGAACGAGAACGACGAGGTGATGACCTCGTCCCCCGGCCCGATACCGAGCGCGTGGACACAGCAGTGGAGCCCGGCGGTACCGGACGAGCACGCCACGGCGTGCCGCACCCCGATGCGGTCGGCCCACAGACGTTCGAACTCGGTGACGGTCGGACCGAGGGAGAGCTGACGCGAGCGGAGTACCGCGTCTACCAGGGCCCGCTCGGTGTCGCCGATGACCGGCCGTGCGAGCGGGATGACCTCGTCGTAATTCACGCCTCGCGGGTCCCCGCCGAACTGGAGATGCCCGCCCGGCGCACGCCGTAGTCGAAGCTGTCCACTAGGGCGTCCCACGCGGCGGCGATCACGTTCTGGTTGACACCCATCGTCGACCACGTGGACGTACCGTCGCTGGAGTCGATCAGAACGCGGGTCGTGGCCTGTGTGCCGAGGTCCTCGTCGAGGATGCGCACCTTGAAGTTGACCAGCGAGATGGCGTCGATCTCGGGAACACGTCCGGCGAGTGCCTCGCGAAGGGCCTTGTCGAGTGCGTTCACCGGGCCGTTGCCCTCGGCCGTGGCCACGAGTCGCATGCCATCGTGGTGTACGCGCACGGTCGCCTGTGTGATGAGGGAACCGGTCTCGTTGCGCTCGGTGACCACGCGGAACGACTCGAGGACGAACACCGGCTCATGAATCCCGGCCTCACGTTCGAGCAGGATGGTGAACGACGCGTCAGCGACCTCGAAGTGGTACCCCGCGTGTTCAAGTTGCTTAATGCGCGCAAGGATCCGCGGTGCGAGATCGGGATCGGACTCGACGTCGATTCCCGCCTCGCGAGCACGCTCCAGCACGACGTGGCGACCGGAGAGTTCGCTCACCTTCATCCCGCGTTCGTTGCCCACCAGGCTCGGGTCGATGTGCTCGAACGTCCGCGGGTCGGCCACCATCCCGGCCACGTGCATGCCCCCCTTGTGCGTGAAGGCATTGACCCCCACATACGGTGCCCACGGGTCGGGTGGGAGGTTGGCGGTCTCGGCCGCCCAGTGAGACAGGTTGGTGAGCTCGGACAGACCACCGGGGCGCAAGACGTCGAAACCCATCTTCAGGGAGAGGGACGGGGCAAGGGTGATGAGGTTGGCGTTGCCGCACCGCTCCCCCCATCCGTTGATGGTGCCCTGCACCTGGCGCGCACCCTGTTCGACGGCGATGAGGGAGTTGGCCACGGCGCACTCGGCGTCGTTGTGGGTGTGGATCCCGATGGCGGCACCCGGGAGGGCGAGTCGTACCTCGCGGGTGACCCGCTCCACGACGTGCGGGAGCGTGGCACCGTTTGTGTCGCAGAGCACGACCCAGGTCGCACCGTTTCCATGCGCCGCCCGTAGGCACTCGAGCGCGTAGTCGGGGTGCTCGGTGTACGCATCGAAGAAGTGTTCCGCGTCATAGAACACGTCCTTCCCCTCGGCGAGCAGAAACGCCACCGACTCACCGATCATCTTCAGGTTCTCCTCGCGGGAAACCTTTGTGACCTTCTGCAGGTGGAGGTCCCACGTCTTGCCGACGATCGTGCTGACGGGGGCGAACGTCTCCACCATGATGCGCAGGCCCGGATCGGCACCCGGCGCGGTGTCGCGGCGGCGGGTCATACCGAATGCAGCGATACGGGTGGCCCCCAAGTTTTCGGCCTGAAGGAGGTCGAACAGCTGGGAGTCCTTGGGGTTGCTCGACGGAAATCCTGCCTCCACCACGTCCATACCCACGGCGGCAAGGCGCAGCGCCACCTGCAACTGCTCGCCAACCGACAGGCTCATCCCCTCCCGCTGCATCCCGTCCCGGAGGGTCGTGTCGTAGAGGAGGATGCGCTCCATCAGGTGGTCGGCACCGACGGTGTCACGTAGTCGAGCCAGTGTGCGAACCGCGGGTCGCGACCGTGGATCACATCGTGAAAATGCCCCTGCAGGGCGCGGGTGATGGGACCGGGGTCTCCGATCTCGTGGTCATCGATCTCCCGGACCGGGCACACCTCAGCGGCCGTCCCGGTGACGAACACCTCATCGGCGGAGTAGAGCTCGGCGCGGGCCAGATCGCGCTCCACCACCTCGTACCCCTCGGCGCGGGCAACCTCCATGATCGAGTTGCGGGTGATTCCTTCGAGAATGGACGCCGAGACGGGCGGCGTAATAAGGCGTCCGCCCGTGACCACGAAAATGTTCTCTCCCGAGCCGTCCGCGACCATCCCCTGCTCGTTGAGCAAGATCGCCTCGTCGTAACCCGCCTTGTGGGTCTCGATCTTCGCGAGAATCGAGTTGAGATACTGCCCGCCTGCCTTGGCCGTGGCGGGAATCGTGTTGTTACCGATACGGCGCCATGATGAGATCTTCGCCCGAATCCCCTTAGTGAGCCCGTCCTCACCGAGGTAGGCGCCCCACTCCCACGCGGCCACCGACACGTCCACGGGTGCGTCGAGCGGGAACAGCCCCATCACGCCGTATCCACGGAGCACGATGGGACGGATGTAGCAGGCACCGAGGCCGTTGGAGGTGATGACCGCGTGAACGGCGTGGCGCATGTCCTCGCGAGAGAACGGCACGTCCATGAAGTACTGCGCGGCCGAACGCTCGAGCCGGGACAGGTGGTCATCGAGCCGGAAGACGGCGGTCCCGCCCTCGGCGTCGTAGGCGCGGATCCCCTCGAACACCGACGAGCCGTAGTGGAGGGCGTGCGAGAGCACGTGGACCGTGGCGTCGTGCCAGTCCACGAGGGTCCCGTTCATCCAGATCTTCTCGGCGTCCTGCATCCCTGAGGTGCCCTTCCTAGTTGGCGTCGGTTCCGGGTGAACCCCGACGATGCGTTGGAGTCTAGCGACGCCCGATGGACGCCGGAATGCGCCCGTCTACCCGGTGGCGGAGATGAGGAGGTCACCCATCGCGTGAGT
The sequence above is a segment of the Thermoleophilia bacterium genome. Coding sequences within it:
- a CDS encoding DNA-3-methyladenine glycosylase, with product MVTDGHGRSPGRAFFDRRPELVAEGLIGCTISFRGAGGIIVEAEAYGQRDPASHSFGGETPRCRSMFGPPGSLYVYRIYGVHWCLNIVTEARGVGAAVLIRAIEPTHGLDAMRVRRGVDDERLLCAGPGRLTAALAIDDSLDGCLLRAAGLTVGQRVIHPEVVGVPRIGISAAADRPWRMVARGSRFLSRPIPRTLAA
- a CDS encoding citramalate synthase encodes the protein MERILLYDTTLRDGMQREGMSLSVGEQLQVALRLAAVGMDVVEAGFPSSNPKDSQLFDLLQAENLGATRIAAFGMTRRRDTAPGADPGLRIMVETFAPVSTIVGKTWDLHLQKVTKVSREENLKMIGESVAFLLAEGKDVFYDAEHFFDAYTEHPDYALECLRAAHGNGATWVVLCDTNGATLPHVVERVTREVRLALPGAAIGIHTHNDAECAVANSLIAVEQGARQVQGTINGWGERCGNANLITLAPSLSLKMGFDVLRPGGLSELTNLSHWAAETANLPPDPWAPYVGVNAFTHKGGMHVAGMVADPRTFEHIDPSLVGNERGMKVSELSGRHVVLERAREAGIDVESDPDLAPRILARIKQLEHAGYHFEVADASFTILLEREAGIHEPVFVLESFRVVTERNETGSLITQATVRVHHDGMRLVATAEGNGPVNALDKALREALAGRVPEIDAISLVNFKVRILDEDLGTQATTRVLIDSSDGTSTWSTMGVNQNVIAAAWDALVDSFDYGVRRAGISSSAGTREA
- a CDS encoding branched-chain amino acid transaminase, with protein sequence MQDAEKIWMNGTLVDWHDATVHVLSHALHYGSSVFEGIRAYDAEGGTAVFRLDDHLSRLERSAAQYFMDVPFSREDMRHAVHAVITSNGLGACYIRPIVLRGYGVMGLFPLDAPVDVSVAAWEWGAYLGEDGLTKGIRAKISSWRRIGNNTIPATAKAGGQYLNSILAKIETHKAGYDEAILLNEQGMVADGSGENIFVVTGGRLITPPVSASILEGITRNSIMEVARAEGYEVVERDLARAELYSADEVFVTGTAAEVCPVREIDDHEIGDPGPITRALQGHFHDVIHGRDPRFAHWLDYVTPSVPTT
- the argH gene encoding argininosuccinate lyase produces the protein MIESARLWGARFSGTSAEAFDALNASLPVDRRLWREDIRGSRAHARMLGATGIIAAEDAAAIDAGLDQIEAEMESGEFQFAPGDEDIHTAVERRLTEIAGDAGRRLHTGRSRNDQVITDTLLWMRAHGQAQGAALKALAEALLARAHEHLDTLVPGYTHLQRAQPVRLAHHLLAYVWMLDRDQRRLAFALAAAGDSPLGSGAVAGSGFPVDREMVAEEMGFTGITPNSMDAVGSRDALVDYLVFAAQLGVHLSRLGAEFVWWSSEEVGFVVLDDAYASGSSMLPHKKNPDAAELARGKAARLTADLMGLLSVTAGLPLAYNKDLQDDKHYLFDAADTIDLLLPAMTGMVATADFRADVMTMAAGQGFLTATDLADHLVREGWPFRRAHEAVGRLVRALAMRGVGLADATDADFEVAGLGGVVRPDLTAEASVEAKDVPGGTARARVVAQWAEASQRVDAW
- a CDS encoding tyrosine--tRNA ligase translates to MSTDALLARAVDVQPPGELQTRLATGEPLRVKLGVDPTAPDIHLGHAVVLGKLREFQDAGHTAVLVIGDWTARVGDPSGRNSTRPMLSAEEIEANAATYQEQAFRILDPDRTEVRRNGEWFAGMGLEAVFRLAASTTVNQLLRRRDFAERMAQDRPISVLELLYPLMQAFDSVMLDADVEIGGTDQLFNLMLGREVQQAYGARPQVVMTLPILPGTDGVRRMSKSSGNYIGVHESPEEQFGKIMSVPDAHTEEFYRLLFPAEPAPAGHPNDEKRRLGRLVSDRFHGAGAGATAEGHFDRLFKDRKAPEDVREIAVPPGSVHMPTLLVDGLGVESRSAARRILEQGGVSVDGETVTALDVDASDLDDRVIRAGKKRFARIRVTD
- a CDS encoding DegT/DnrJ/EryC1/StrS family aminotransferase; amino-acid sequence: MNYDEVIPLARPVIGDTERALVDAVLRSRQLSLGPTVTEFERLWADRIGVRHAVACSSGTAGLHCCVHALGIGPGDEVITSSFSFVASANVILYTGARPVFAEVDPLTFNMDPAAVEAAITPRTKAILIVDIFGYPAEVPALVEIARRHGLGIVEDACQSIDGDYDGRKLGTFGHPAVYGFYANKQLTTAEGGVILTDDDALYTELKSLTNQGRSDDGAWLVHSRLGFNYRLSDIHAAIGIAQLDRLDWMQAARSRIAAMYQERLAGVDGVTPMYEGPQRRSWFVYAPRLDADLDRDKIIRRLEDDCVSAKPYLPCIHLQPYYREAHGHHPGQLLVTESIASSTVALPFFCEMTDDQVERVCASLERAIQSERAQAPGVVGAGAA